A portion of the Magnetococcales bacterium genome contains these proteins:
- a CDS encoding YgiT-type zinc finger protein produces the protein MKCQVCGSDLEKAVTSLPFKNGEDSIVIVKNLPVAQCGNCREYLIEDAVMVRVEVILERMGQGAELEVVRYAA, from the coding sequence ATGAAATGCCAGGTATGTGGTTCAGATCTGGAAAAAGCAGTGACCAGCCTACCCTTTAAAAATGGCGAGGATTCCATCGTTATCGTGAAAAATCTGCCTGTGGCGCAGTGCGGCAATTGCCGGGAATACCTGATTGAGGATGCCGTCATGGTGCGCGTAGAGGTCATCCTGGAACGCATGGGACAGGGTGCTGAGTTGGAGGTGGTTCGGTACGCTGCCTGA